The nucleotide window TAAATACTGGATTTCATATGTATAACTTCTCTATTCTGCCGATGTGGGACAAATACCAAATACTATTTTTCCCAATTTTCAAGCCTCCGGGCCCTTACTAATTCATCCTCTATGCAGTCTGCACACTCTAATTCTAGTATGGTTCGGGTGGCAAAAGAAAATTACTTCTTAACACTAAGTAATTATTGCTATGATAACTGGTTGAATTCCATTCTACTCTCAAAATGCCTACTCATAAACTATGAATAGATTCTACATAGCTTTAGAATATTGAAGTTATGATGAATACCTCCTTAAAATACGATCATGGCTTCTGCTTCACTGGTAGTTGGTCATTTCGTTCACCACAAAAACGTGTAACCACAAAGTCAAAAGTTGTGTCGGTTTGGTTACTCGACAATGGGTTATTAATATCACATGCATACGTTCATTTTTCACACCTATTGCTTTCTCAAAGCAGTCCCTGTGGGAAAATCCCCAAATCAATTAAGTAGCAGACGAAATGGACTGGCACTATATGGACGGTTCacatcatgttttatgaacatgctGATTGATTTGCAAGCCTTCATACGGGTTCAAAACTCTTCAGCAAAAAGagttaaaaaatgattttttaacagaaaaaaaaagaaacaaaaaacatCTGAACCCTCTCTTCCAACACCAACACACTACAACCTAAATTTCTTCTATTTACTTGATTTTGTTTACCAGATTTTTATCATAAAATTAAGAGTTgcttaaaaattttaaaaaacttAAACTGAAAACATTGGTTGGAGCCCTTCTATAAAAAAGAGACTCTCAAAAAATAGGCATATGCCACTTTGGGCAGCGAGCACACGGTATTCTTTAGTAAAAGGCGAAAGAATAGTTCGCTTTGTGCTCACTGCATGGTTGCGTGCTTTTCAATTTCCCACCTGCTTGCCTTGAATAGAGGATTTCATTCCTATAACTTCTCTATTCTGTCGATGTGGGATGGACTTCAGATCAGGGCCATTGCAACGTTTTTGTAGACCCTAAGTGAACTATGAAGTGGAGCCCCTTTGGCATAACTTATAGAGATTAATAGAAAAATTAGCTGCTAAAGTTGACCTACATTGAGTAATTACCCTAATTTTGCACATAAATTATCCTCCAATCCCGACAGACCCGACACAATGAGTCATTACCATGGTTGCAAAAATCGcgactagtcggcgattaatcgtcgactagtcgctagtcgcccatcaactgagtaattttcagctaatcagtaaaaaaaccgctagtcggcctagtcggcccTAATCGGCCCTAGGCGGCCCTAATCGCGACTAGTCGGTCGGGAAAAATTGGAAAAAAAtcgggaaaaaacaaaaaaaaatatcggaaaaaatcagaaaaaatcgGAAAAAACACATATTCTGGCCAAAACCTCCCAGATTCCGGTCAAAACTTGTCCACTTAAAAAAATTacgtataaaaatatatgtatatatgtataaaaacttaaaattatacataaaaagtccaatccgattaatcccaagtaatcccgagtagtcgctagtccctacctcaccgacccgctagcgactagcgagttctccaaccttggtcATTACCGTTAGTGATAGCCGATAATCTAGAAAATCGAAAGAGCAGGTTATGATGGGAAGTGGGAACGATGACTGTGGCTCAATtttgttagatattttagtgtaattggggattgacttggtgatcaaagcgaataataaaacacatcaagcaagttaggaggtgggggagtgcacgcttgtttgagttattattattcgaattgtacgggcggagcccgtactctacgggggttcaaagggggcagcgcccccttggcgggggtccgggggcagcgcccctgggagcagggtccaaagggcggcagcccctggcggggccaaggggcagagcccctggctggggtcgagctgcccagaaattttatttttatttttattaaattgctttaataaaaatgtgatagaaattttattttctgaattttGCCACATTTTCGAAATGTTTGAAAATGGCAGTTAAATGACAGTTTTGTCCAAAAATTGGATTAACTGCCATTGGGCAGTTACACCccaaaacccaattcgtattcaGTTTTTGATCATATTTTCTGGTTCATCAATTCACACGAACATCATACACTAGTTTAATTTCTcgaaatcagagttgtatccgattgaattattcgggtgaaccaccgaaataatttgatctgagagtgattacacgcctctctgatcaTCCGGTTTCTGAAAATTCCCCAACAAATTTTAGGGATTTTAGGCGCTGATTCGCTGAATTAGAATGAGGTCGAGTAGTCGATTGTTGTTGCAGACTGCAGTTATGTCTGTGGTTTAATTTCAAAATTAGGTCTTGAATGAGGCCTTTTTTTCTTAAACAATTTTTATTTGTGCAACTTTATTAAAAAACATGATTTAGTTTTGCTTTTATTTGAGTCCGATACATATACAATGTATAAAACTTTACTAAAAACTGGAGGCCTTTGATTTTTGGTGGTCCTAGGCTCGTGTCTAGATTGTTAAGCCTAACGGACCGGCCCTGCTTCAGATATCCCCTGTACCAGTTTTCAAGCCCTTTTAGTGGTTTCAAATCATGCGCTCTCCTAAGTATTGTTCCCAAAATCTTTTCTACTCGATAATTGTCGGTTTTGTTGGAACTGATTCCCGACTGCCGAAGTTTTTTTCCAATGCCAGGGTATCAATTAACGTTTACCGAAACCTTGACATGATACTACAGCTTGAAATTGGACGATATGCAGAGATACACTCGGTTGTGTTGACTTTCCGATAATTCACTTTAGTGCTTCCTGTTTTATTCCAGTCGCATGTCGATTTTTTTAACTGTTGGTCAGTTGTTCCTTTATTTATCCAGGCTCAAGCTCACACAAGATCCCGTCATAGACGTCATCATTTGGTTTATGACACTGTCCTATGATCACTAGATTCTTCATCCTTCATCTACGCAGTTATTTGTAAAAGGCGAAAGAATAGTTCGCTTTGTGCTCACTGCGTGGATTTCAATTTCCCACCTGCTTGCTTAAAGTAACGGGTTTCGCCCTTTTATCTTTCTCTTTACAACCGATGCAGGATGGGCTTCAAATGCACCTTTTTGCCAAAGTTAAGCCTCCAGATCCCTTTGTGATTCATTCTGCTGGACCTCTGATACTGAGTTATAGATTATCGAAGATGAGTACTGTTTATGCCACATGGTTGGCGGGTGATATGCTAAGAACCAATTCCACTGTTAAACCGGAGTCAGTTGTGTGGATTCCCAATATGAGTGGTCCAAGTCAAAGAAGGTATATGCTTTCTTTAACATCAAGATGTTTGTTAGTAGGGAGTTTGTTATAACTATAAATCTGAGATAATAATATCTAGAATGTGCTTATAAATCTATGTTGTGCTGCCCGGTGAGAGGTGCGAAAAAATACTGGGTTAGGAACCAAACCCTTGAAACCGGTTTGGTTGGACCCGGTTTGAACCGGGAACCGACTGGCAAGGTTGAAATCGGGTTTTAAATGAAATATATGCAATTTTAAATCCAAACAGACATGTAATTACAAGTGCAACTTTGTTATTGCATACAGATCCTTCACAAACTTACAACTTGCTAAGAAGACGACAGTGATGTTGCAGCAAGCTGGTTAAAGCAGTCACTTAAATGGATTTGTGGGATTTTCATATGATGTAATATTTTCTCCATGACGTTGTCAACCTCTGCACAGAGACCGGAAAAACATGCCAGCAACTTATCCCTCTTTGAAGTAGGGAGGTCTTTCAGTAATAATTCTTCAATGTCACGCAACCGGGAGAGGATGTCACGAGCCGTTGATCCGCCTTGATCAATCTGTACACCGACATCTTCCCAGCAGCTCTTCATCTTGGCCATTTTCCTCTCAAAGTGCAGTTGCACATTCTCCACTTGTGTTTTCCCTTGATCATGCGTATCTGCCTCTGTTGGTGCCTTCCTCCGATTCATACGAGTCTCAATATTAGCTTTCTCCTTCTCTAACAAACCCTGTAAACTTGACATACGCTTTTGTGCTTCTACGGCATTCGCAAACGCCTGAGCCTTCTGCTGTTTTGCTTTTGTTTCCTGGAGTTTGACATATGTGAACATAAGAACACACGATATCATTGAAATTTAAAGCCATAAACAAAAGCGAAAGCAAATATGTATACTGTATAGCGGTCAATACCTCATACGAGATCATTGTGAGTGTAGCACTTGGAGAACCATCTAGCAAATAGTTTAATACTTTAGTAGACATAGTTACTTTCTCATGTGCTTCATCATCCCGGGGTACGTAAAGGGGATATATCTTTAATTTCTTTAAGTTAGAAAACGGAGACGGTTGAAGTGAGATTTGTTCCATGTATGAAGAAAGTGGCTGCAAAAATCAAAAGAGTAGTTTCCGAGTTCAAATAGAATTCCCATGAAATGCATCATATAACTAAGAACCAACGTCAATATACCTTAACCAACTCCAAGTTAAACGTAAGAAATTTGACATTGTGTAGCTGTTGAAGCAGACAAGCAATGCGAGAACCACTCCACACAGTTGAAGAGTAAATGCAAAGATCCACCTTCTCCAAAGAACACAAATCTGTAGAGAACTGCAAAAAACAAGGACTACCGAAGAACGAACTACTAAAGAGCAAGGACGCAAGGTTGGGTGCGGCAATTAGATGCTTGCCGTAACACCTTCTTATAGTAAGATTCTTGAGTTGAGGTGCAACCACATTGAAAGCATGCAGAGTCCCACATCCATTTTCAAGTGTGAGATTAGAAAGTTGAGGATGACAAATAGTAAACTTAGATGATTCCAGTATTGTAAAGTTACTTAAGGTGAGATTCTTTAAGTTTGCACACTTTGAGAAAATACCGGTGCCATTATCATCATAAAACGCGACGTAATCAAGCTTCAACGTCGTTAGAGCCGGGAGGTCCCATGTTGATTCAAGAATAATAGAATACGGATCAAAAAAGCTAATAGAAGATCCAGTCAAACTAAGATATTTAAGGGACCGAGAACGAAGGAGAAAAAGAGGAAAATCAATCTTGTCATCACGCAGCCATGTTACAGTCAGTTGTCGGATATTGTGAGAGAACGCATAGTCAAGAATCCTTTTCAGCAACGCCTCGCTAAGTGCTTCACGAAAACTGAGGTTGACTGAATAAACTTCAGTTTGATCGTTGCGATGAGACAAAACATTGTTAACAAACTCAGAGAAGGCACGTAAAGAACGGAAATCGTCGGTTGAGATGTTGAGACAGGGCATAGAAGTCCAGATAAACCGCCATCTAGAAGACAAAGCAGTGATTTGAACAGCATGTTTAATGTGAATAAGAGAGAGGATTCTATGGATGAGATCATCCGGCAACATGCTTAGCCGATCGACTTGTGCATTCGTTCTAGCTTTATTATGTTCGGAATCCATTATCTCCTCGTGCTAACACTACCGTAGTAATGTTATTCATCCATGTACTCATAATTGTATACTTTATCATAAACAGATAATAAGTTGATTGTTAATTCCATAACTGCAAAAAACAAACCAAATGAGATATTAAGAAATGTATTGAATGCCGAGCAGAATGAAGGGATAATCCtcaacatttttataaaatagcaAAATATATTACAAGTAGGGAAGTTCAACACCAGAATCGAATTCGAATTAGGTTCGTTTTCTAATTATAGACATTACAACAAGCAACAAAagcaaatctagttaaaattgcGACAAGAAGACAGAGCATACCTTGATTCCAGAAGCTcaattttctttctttctttctgtaCGGTCGAGCGATGTTGTTCCAAACGATTTTAGGGTTTAATGACTTGTCGATTATGGGGTTTTGGAGACGGGAGTGATTTGTGAAATGTCGAGTGAGGAAAAAATTGGACTTGAAAAGCGCTACCATTCGGGTCCATCTCAGTGGTTCGGTTTGTTAATTAGCTGAAATGACCATACTACCCTTTGATAAGCGTCCTTTTGATTTCTAACCTGTTGAGTCCCCATACGTtcaactagtttaatacccgtcagGTGGACGGGTTTTTTAGTGTCGTAATAACAAAAGTTTTATTTACATTTACATGTATATTATTAACTCCTCAAATGGGTTCACATTGACACAGACACATATGATATGCCTAAAACCGAAAAGGTAAGCATGGAGACAATTTCAATAACTAAAATTGCATTGAGTCTTTAAGTGGACCATTTGAATACTAAAATATAAAAACATAGATAGCAAATAAAATAccaagtaacaatgcgataaacaaAAGAGAATGTGTGTGGACTGTTTCATCAAATACGCATTACGCATGCTCTCTACGCATTATATCATCGTGGCTTTCGTCTTATCTCTTATGCCTTTGTTCATGATATTGATCTGTGACACGTTCATTGTGTTGGGAATTGTGCCATCGTCAGTGTTCAACTCTCCTTATACCGATGTTGTCCTCGTAGATGAGACTGATGGAATGCGTGAAAAAAGAACAATATAAAAGGCAAGAACTAGTTAAAACTTAAATTAGCAAGAATTAGTTCGTTGATCATGGACCTTCATTCTCAACAAATGGTTAAGTTGTTAGACCACACGGTGTGGGCATTGAAACACGGGGTTGTTTCCAGTTCACACCCACAAAACCACCCTGTGCCCCGCGTTGTGAATGGCGTTGTGCTTGGGGCTTGAGGATTTTCACCGGCGTGGGGGCAAATGTGTGGGTGAGGTGGAGGCTCTTGATTGGTGGGTGTAGTTTAGGTTTGTATTGATTGGttgatgtttatttttttattttttattctcTTCCACGCCACTTTCCCACCCCGTGCTTTTTTCTCCACGCCACCATGCTGACGTAGTTGCCACGTATCGATCCACGCCCTTCCTTCAAACCCCTCCACACTGTGTAGTCTTACTAAAACATTATAtgtagaagaaaaaaaaaactatgactAAAAGAATATGTAGACAACATGTAACCAAAATATACGGATACAGTAAATGAGACTAATAGAAAGCGTGAAAAAAGAACAATATAGAAGACAAGTATTAGTTCAAACTTAAATTACCAAGAATTAGTTCATTGATCATGAATAAAAGGAAAAGGGTAAACAATTGAAAAGCATAATCTTTTTAAacaattgaaaaataaaaaaggctGATGCATTTGGTACAAGACTAAAAATCCAAAAGGATGATGAGGGGCTACTGTCACTTTGGTTCTAATCTGCTGTAATAAATCATCATTTTCTTCTCCCACTTTCTTGTTGATGATGCGATTAGATCCATTCTTAAAATGTATGTTCTCCAAGTCCACCAAAAAAAAGgttaaaatacatataaaaaatcAGTTGAAATCACTGATGTTCGTTGTCAACAGTATTCTAGATTTGAGATAAGAAACACATTTGGAATTGAAGTTGTAAAAAAGTACCAAATTAAATAGTTTTCTGAATCTAGAACTTGATTAGATCAAGGGCGAATAGAATACATGTAGTCTCAAGAAAAGAGCAAATTCAAAAAAGGATTATTGTATGAATTAGGAGATCAAAGACATCATTTCGATTTTCAAAACTATATCGTGAACCGGATAAGGATTAaataggcaaaaaaaaaaaaaaaaatataacagtGAATTATTCCACATCAAAACCTTTGTAAGCTGAAATcaaaaacataagttcaataaaaAAACCGGAATGTACCTTGGTCCTTAAGCTAGGTAAATCATCATGAGTAGGACCACCTTAGCTTGAAACACCTTTTAAACTCAGATTCAGGTATTTTAGTGCAAATATTACTGTATGTAAGTATGAGATATAAGATAAAGACAAATGAATAGCAATTGAAGGTACTTATAGGTAGCACAAATAGCTTATGAAAATTCTAGAAAAATGCACGTGGTACTTTGAAGTTTAGCTGCTTTCGGATCCTGCCACATTTAATTAGTAAATCAACATAAAGGTTAGACAGCTATAGCTTTCAACAATATGGGATTGACTTATAACTGAAATATGATATCACAAGTAATTCACATTTATCAATATATTTAAGTGACAGTAACATACCTCTAGCACAATGCTTTTAAGGACTGCATGGGTTTATGATATAACCTCCTGCATAAAGAACTTTCAAAGATGAACCTGGTCAAAACAAATGTTCAGATCGCGACCATTCGTGAGTACAAGAATGACGGACTACACTTATAGAACCATAACGATGAACTACGGGAACGCGAGAGCATGTCATACTACTTAAAATGAAAACGTCAATTAACACTCATGTGATAATGACCGACAAAAGCTGCATCTGATTAAATCATTACTATTCCACTATGTCATAACTTAATAAAGATTATACAATTTGCTAATTTACCAAAATATGCTCATTCCTTGCACCCTCCCACACATCTACAACAAAACTAATATTGCTTTTCTATTTCCGCTAAATTCTTCATGGCATGCTCCAGAGCATCGGTTTCTGTGTAACCAGCGATACAAGAGCCCCAAGCTCGTGGTTCACTTCATGGTTGGTTGGATCCCTATCTGTGTGTATGAACAATCAACACGTGAATCAAGCACATTGATAAAAAAAATGTTCTTAATGCAATTTTGTAAGGATAATGGTTTGTTTATAAAGAAAGTGAAGTGCACCAGTAAAATACTTTTGACTTTGAGGATACCAATATCCAAACAACCCATTTATTTATAAATCTTGATAAAAGGGGTTTATTATGCATTTTGTTTTGGAACAAATTACATATGATATGATGGATTGATGATAAAATTTTAGAAACCAATCATGGAAATATATCTTCACCAACAAACTACCGTACCAGACATCATAAATTTGATGAGCAAATTTGTTACAAGGAATGAGATTCTTGACTGAAATGCATCCAAAAAGAGTTGTATAAAGAAAGCCCATTAAGCATAAATCACAATTGTAACTCTAGCAAATCCAATTTCCCTGCATTTCTTTCTCAGAGGAATAAAATCAAACAGTTGGTATGCATCTCTTTAATATttaaaaacaaaagaatcaaaCTTGTAATATAAAGTACTAAGACCGTGTATGTACCTTTTGGTGAAGAGTAATCCAGCACAAAACTACAGATACACAAGAAAAGTGTGGATCTTTTAGATATAGTGTTTCTTGAAGCTTGTTGGTTCTTCAGGGTCGTTTTTTGTTTCATATATTTCAATTTTCTCCCCACTGAATAGGACTCATTCAACAAAACACATGAATCCAATTTCAGTAAAACAAATAATTTAAAATTTTAGTCAGAAGAACAGAGAAAGAGGTCGGAGAATATAAACAGGACCCTCTTACCTGTTGTCCCCGGCTGATTTCAATCCATCTCGGTCACCTGTTCCTCTTTAGGTTTGTCTTCCATCTCGATTTCATCTTCTTATAGTAGCAATTGCATTAGGAAAATGATAAAACAAATAGGTTTGTCTTCCATCAACCTGTGGTGAACCAAAGCAACTCTTGCCACCGACTTGGAACTCGGCGTTGATGATGACGACGGGGAAGTGGATGGCAATTAAGGAGAGCGGTGGTGATGGTGGGGAGTTTATAACAGGAGCGgtgcagttttttttttttttttttttttttttgcgaaaTTAAGGGGAGGGACGTGGGGTGTAGAAGCAGTTCTCCACCCAAAATTTGGTATGACCAGAACCGTAAACAACTGCATTGTATAACCTCTGCAAACCGCTCCTTCTAGAAGAAAAATGTGAGTTTAAACGATCAGGATTAAAAGTTAGAGAGTTTGAATGGTCAAGATTAACTCAAAAGGCAGTTAGACTTAATgggtttcatatatatatatatacatataattttcTTTACCCGTCAAATTCAAATATTACAACCTCATAACCTCATTGTGGGTCTCTATAGTGATCACTGAATAGTCAAAGTGTCAAACGCGTCCGTAGGGTGTTTAATTCATATGTATTATATTTAAAAATCGTATTAGATGAATTTTAACGCATGCTTAACATAACAAACTAAGATTAGAGTACCTTAGATTATAATAAGTGAGTTAACTTACATAACAAAAGTTATAATAATAACTCTAGGTGTAGTACCCGTGTAACCACACGGGTAGGTTTAGTAATGATcgaaatcaaatactaaaaaacagattataatatatcatttaaattttGGTAAAGTTGGCATATGTTGATTGAGCTAATGTCACGCTCGATCCGTAACATTATGCGTCTTGGGCCATAACCTTGGAGATCATTCAGATGATCCAGAGTCGTAGCTCGAGAAGTGTGCAGGTAAAGCCAGAATCATGTGTGTGggacccaggatttttttcctgggggtgcggaagttttttaaagattttaaacCCTTAGCTATATAAAAAATCGGTTCATAGTGGGTCGGATCGGGTatggtcatgtaaaacaagtaaagacaaacaaacaaagtttcataGCGGGTCGAATCAGATCAGGTCGGGTCCatttcaattttcaaacaatcaaaccctagttcctaacttcctatcacattaacaaacaaaaaaGCATCAACATTCAAATCATCCTACTTCTATTTCTCTTAATCATtaaataaaagaacaaaaaaaaaaaacttatctaaAACATACATTGGTCTATAATTAGAAGAATCCAACGAAAAAAAGTGGCTAACCCctttcctcttgagaaatcgTGACATAACTTCCCTACTCATTAATCTTTCCTAATCCTATCACATACAAAATAAACAAGGATCTTCAAGTGTTCAACCATAGCACTTGTTCCTTAATtttcaatttaaaattttgaatttcaagccctagtattattatttaccaaccaaCAATCATATAATCAATAAAACTAACAacgatttgggtttttttttattacGTGGACTGATTTTGTTTAACAAAACTAATAGTTGGAATGGGGCTTGAATGGGTATTAAGTTATTGGGCTTGATGGATTGAATTTAAGTTTTATTAAAGGGGTTAGTGGGCTAACTTATTTACATAATTTGATCGGGTTTCAATCTgtgttcacaattttttttatataaattcctaacatctttttctaaggggtgcggacgaaaatttccaaggggtgcggtcgggatttttcacgaaaaataccactaaaatttttttttccaggggtgcggccgcccacccacccCATAAAGTAGGTCCGCCCATGGTGGGAATATGTATGAGGATGTGTGGCCATTACCCTGGATATTACTCAAATAATCTGGAGTCGCAGGCCCGACCCAAGCCAAGGGCCCGATGAGCAACAGCCTAAGGCCCATTCTCATGGAGgcccaatttttttaaatatgttacatattGTGTAAAGAGTATATGTAGGTTTAGTTTGAATTTAACCCCATGTAACGCCCGACTCTTTTGTAATTTCCATTtttagaaagttttgttcgtatttctatttttggaaaccttgtattcttgtaatcgttcctttctTCGTAGTcgttatcaaaccgagacttggatcattaatgaagcttatattttgttacatctatgttaaacacattctatgtatactcgtatgttcgTTTTGGCGAATCAatctatgtttaatcgtgattcttggaaactatgtgcgaaacttgtaattaatctaaacttatgcatggaacgcattttgaacgagaacgacacttgatttgatacttatacgcttgattatacttggtttatactcctcatgcTAAATCATAACCTAATCTATGCTTTTGTGACAAGAATGGCCCTTAAAACACCTTAAAAGCATCAATTACACAACTccaggggccaaattgtaaaaaaatgaaacttaCCCAGAACTACaaatggctcgcggcccgcgtaaacttagcctgaaacctcaggcgggccgcgtggggatgccAGATCGGGAAAAAACACAGCAGCTGATTATCTACGCGAATTGGCACGAAATCCTAAGTTCTAACACTCCCCAATCACCATTAAGCCACCTCTAAACACCTCCAATCATACTCAAACTCTTCCACTATAAATATACACCTTCTCCAAGCATTTCTACACTTTCAACACTCTCAAATCACTCCAAATTCACTCACAAATCAGTTGTAAATCTGCATTTTCGGATAGAATCATACTCTTGCACAAAAGtgagtataacttgctcatttcttaacgaaatcacccgattctttttccaacttgcttggttaatcatggggtttgattccttgacttctccttggagaaatcaaacctggaattgctccgaaattgttcacaaactttctgttttgtttcaagttCTTCAAAAGTTTGTTTAAACTCATCccacttgtgtctaacacatctcaagcctatgtcctaatgcttacaacctctcttatggttggtaaagcttaaaaacaaggttgagacactataaatcagaggttaaaacctcaaatactttctgttttattAGGGTATTtcacccacaagtcatgttcaagcttggttcttgatgagaagtgattatggaacaacttgggttgttccaacataaaatcctcacatgatttgatgatttctctttagTTAGATTGTTTGTATTATTGTACTaaacctagttcgtgaccctccttggttgtctttacatcaagtgaagtggtgaacattcaagggggcCCTAAATGGGAGCAttttcttcctaccccatacatgacattcatgaatgactcgaggtacctaaacgaagatcctaatcttctacctcctacttgaaatattgaacttaataatatgtaatacttaaatatatacacacacacattcgaacctttaatattagacttgtgtttatatgttaaagtagtagaatgacatctaagacttaacactccaagtatgattctaatgggcttactacccatgaaatacaatataaccctagtggttacgtagtgtcatataagagtataagtcaaggatgattattttgatatcctactttatgctatgttaaactccaaattataatcttccgttatacgccaaactcacacacctacgtttcctcgtgtagaaggacaaggtgctccaaactaattcatccaccaaacttgctctcggaacttcaagtcaagacttgtaaaccgtgagtatactcgaacccattttacttttaaacactttgggtgcaacatgtattctatattaaacgcacgtgacacttgaaacttatttgaaacatgctctatccttttaaacatgaaacatgaaacttgtgatacttgagacttttatgctatgtgaacgtttaatcttcgtgtgtagttccgccttaacaatggtagcgctataggggtaatgcacctccccgttagtctttggggtattgttaggaggagacatattaacctcccgtgaaactttgggttaggtactttaacgcattggaaacttgggctatcacctggactgcgtaaactagcatggttgaaactatttta belongs to Helianthus annuus cultivar XRQ/B chromosome 5, HanXRQr2.0-SUNRISE, whole genome shotgun sequence and includes:
- the LOC110941620 gene encoding putative F-box/FBD/LRR-repeat protein At4g13965; the encoded protein is MDSEHNKARTNAQVDRLSMLPDDLIHRILSLIHIKHAVQITALSSRWRFIWTSMPCLNISTDDFRSLRAFSEFVNNVLSHRNDQTEVYSVNLSFREALSEALLKRILDYAFSHNIRQLTVTWLRDDKIDFPLFLLRSRSLKYLSLTGSSISFFDPYSIILESTWDLPALTTLKLDYVAFYDDNGTGIFSKCANLKNLTLSNFTILESSKFTICHPQLSNLTLENGCGTLHAFNVVAPQLKNLTIRRCYGKHLIAAPNLASLLFSSSFFGSPCFLQFSTDLCSLEKVDLCIYSSTVWSGSRIACLLQQLHNVKFLTFNLELVKPLSSYMEQISLQPSPFSNLKKLKIYPLYVPRDDEAHEKVTMSTKVLNYLLDGSPSATLTMISYEETKAKQQKAQAFANAVEAQKRMSSLQGLLEKEKANIETRMNRRKAPTEADTHDQGKTQVENVQLHFERKMAKMKSCWEDVGVQIDQGGSTARDILSRLRDIEELLLKDLPTSKRDKLLACFSGLCAEVDNVMEKILHHMKIPQIHLSDCFNQLAATSLSSS